One Paracidovorax avenae ATCC 19860 genomic region harbors:
- a CDS encoding DUF2946 family protein: protein MHVLRTSPRLVRLAMAWFVLALGVAIASPMLRPVPSEMVCSTGGAMKWVAPDDDGAGEAAHGTLDCPVCLGISLPPPPVRGAGIVPQALAHALQPAVRAHIAGIAGAPLPPRGPPVLS, encoded by the coding sequence ATGCACGTCCTGCGCACATCGCCACGGCTGGTCCGCCTCGCCATGGCGTGGTTCGTCCTGGCGCTGGGCGTCGCCATCGCATCCCCGATGCTCCGGCCCGTGCCGTCGGAGATGGTCTGCAGCACCGGCGGCGCCATGAAGTGGGTGGCGCCTGACGACGACGGTGCCGGGGAGGCCGCGCACGGCACGCTGGATTGCCCGGTGTGCCTCGGCATTTCCCTGCCTCCGCCTCCCGTGCGCGGTGCGGGCATCGTGCCCCAGGCGCTGGCGCATGCCCTGCAGCCCGCCGTCCGGGCGCACATCGCGGGCATCGCCGGTGCGCCGCTGCCGCCACGCGGCCCTCCCGTGCTTTCCTGA
- a CDS encoding HNH endonuclease, with product MKVLKLSAQGLPQSWISLEQAVTHYAAGEVRWESGGPIAVFRGGHNALTGEQSVIEVNSIIGTKGVPGINPFGLRPSLTNSKLFARDRNICAYCGGHFHEEDLTREHIVPFARNGVDHWMNVVTACRACNHRKGPRTPEQAHMPLLYTPYVPSLWEDFILRNRRILADQMEFLMAHVPKSSRLLS from the coding sequence GTGAAGGTCTTGAAGCTGTCGGCCCAGGGGCTGCCGCAATCGTGGATTTCGCTGGAACAGGCGGTCACGCACTATGCCGCGGGCGAGGTGCGCTGGGAATCCGGCGGGCCCATCGCGGTGTTCCGGGGCGGGCACAACGCGCTCACGGGCGAGCAGTCCGTGATCGAGGTCAACAGCATCATCGGTACCAAGGGCGTGCCCGGCATCAACCCCTTCGGCCTCAGGCCCTCCCTCACAAACAGCAAGCTCTTCGCGCGCGACCGCAACATCTGCGCCTACTGCGGCGGCCACTTCCACGAGGAAGACCTCACGCGCGAGCACATCGTGCCCTTCGCGCGCAACGGTGTCGACCACTGGATGAACGTGGTCACCGCCTGCCGCGCCTGCAACCACCGCAAGGGCCCGCGCACGCCCGAGCAGGCCCACATGCCGCTGCTCTACACCCCCTACGTGCCCAGCCTGTGGGAAGACTTCATCCTGCGCAACCGGCGCATCCTCGCCGACCAGATGGAGTTCCTCATGGCGCACGTGCCCAAGTCCTCGCGGCTGCTGAGCTGA
- a CDS encoding bifunctional riboflavin kinase/FAD synthetase, with product MKIFRGLHHPGIAPACAVTIGNFDGVHRGHQAMLALLASEAAHRGVESCVLTFEPHPRDYFASALQRPELAPARIGTLRDKLEELARCGVQQAVVLPFNERLARQPPQAFIDDVLVRGLGARYVLVGDDFRFGAQRAGDYAMLDAAGRERGFDVARMNSYEVHGLRVSSSAVRDALARGDMEAAAALLGRPYAISGHVVHGRKLGRALGASAEGAGDGFRTLNLRFAHWKPAAGGIFAVLVHGLSEAPLPGVANLGVRPSLDPADVNGGRVLLETHCLQWPAHLGAEGAYGKIVRVELLHKLHDELKYDSLDALTAGIARDCEDARAYFASTPAASYTETRRQTTRDRI from the coding sequence ATGAAGATCTTCCGCGGCCTCCACCACCCCGGCATCGCTCCTGCCTGCGCGGTCACCATCGGTAATTTCGACGGCGTCCACCGCGGGCACCAGGCCATGCTCGCGCTGCTCGCCAGCGAAGCGGCGCACCGCGGCGTGGAGAGCTGCGTGCTGACCTTCGAGCCGCATCCGCGCGACTATTTCGCCAGCGCCCTGCAACGGCCCGAACTGGCGCCCGCGCGCATCGGCACGCTGCGCGACAAGCTCGAGGAACTGGCGCGCTGCGGCGTGCAGCAGGCGGTGGTGCTGCCCTTCAACGAGCGGCTGGCGCGCCAGCCCCCCCAGGCCTTCATCGACGACGTGCTCGTGCGCGGGCTGGGCGCGCGCTACGTGCTGGTGGGCGATGACTTCCGGTTCGGCGCGCAGCGCGCGGGCGACTACGCGATGCTGGACGCCGCCGGGCGCGAGCGCGGCTTCGACGTGGCACGCATGAACAGTTATGAAGTGCACGGGCTCCGCGTTTCCAGCTCGGCCGTGCGCGATGCGCTGGCGCGCGGCGACATGGAGGCCGCCGCGGCGCTGCTGGGACGGCCCTATGCCATCAGCGGCCACGTGGTGCACGGGCGCAAGCTCGGCCGTGCGCTGGGCGCGAGCGCCGAGGGCGCCGGGGATGGCTTCCGCACCCTGAACCTGCGCTTCGCGCACTGGAAGCCCGCGGCCGGCGGCATCTTCGCCGTCCTGGTGCACGGCCTCTCGGAGGCCCCCCTGCCCGGCGTCGCCAACCTGGGCGTGCGCCCCTCGCTCGACCCCGCAGACGTCAACGGCGGGCGCGTGCTGCTGGAGACGCATTGCCTGCAGTGGCCCGCCCACCTGGGGGCCGAAGGGGCCTACGGTAAAATCGTGCGCGTGGAACTCCTGCACAAACTGCACGACGAGCTGAAGTACGACAGCCTCGACGCCCTCACCGCCGGCATCGCCCGGGATTGCGAGGACGCGCGGGCGTATTTCGCGTCCACCCCGGCCGCCAGCTACACGGAAACCCGTCGCCAGACCACGCGCGACCGAATTTGA